GTAAGTGTCAATTAAACCGCATATTCTCGGCAGGAAAGAGTCATGATAAACTTTCGGTACAAAAACAGACCGGAGGATACGATGAAGAAGTACAGCCAAGAAGAAAAAGAGATGTGGGTGGAAGACTGGAAAAGAAGCGGGTCCAGCATGTGGACCTATGCCAAGGCAAACGGATTAAGCCCAATGACCTTAAAGAATTGGATACAGCGGATTTATGGTCCGACAGAAGAGCCAGCTCCAAAATTTGTTGAGGTGAATCCGCAGATGCCGGAACAAAGCCAGCATACCCCTGAAATTCTCATTGAAAAAGGGGATGTCAAAATACACATACCGATTGCATTAAACCGGAACGACCTACGGGCGGTGATAGAAGGTCTGGGCTGGTAACGATGACTTTAGATTTGAGTACGGTAAAACTATACATACGCCCTGGGTACACGGATCTCCGAAAGGCGACCAACGGATTAACCGCCCTGATACAAAAGGAAATGAAACAGGACCCGCTCAGCGGGAGTGTATATCTGTTCTGCAACCGTGACCGGAGGCTGCTGAAAGTAATATGGTGGGATAAGACGGGGTTTTGGTTGTGTCAAAAGCGGCTTGAAAAGGATACGTTTCCCTGGCCGGAAACTGCCGCCGCCGTGGAAGAACTAAGCGCCGAAGAACTGCAGATGTTACTTACCGGGATAGATTTTTGGAAAGCCCATAAGCCACTTTTTTATTCAAAAGTATCATAAAAGGAATTTACACAACAATAATGATGTGCTAGAATTTCTGCATGGATATGGAAACACTGGATATTGAAGTCCGGAAATATATCAGAAACATAGAACTGCAAAAAGCCGAAGCGCAGCGATGCATTGCAGAACTCACCGAACGGCAGAAAGCGGTGGCGGCTGAAAACAATCTGCTCCATATCCAATTAACCGAACTAAAAGAACGGTATGATCTGTTACTGTATAAGCGGTTTGCCCGAAGTGCGGAACAACTTCTTAAAGACAAAAAGCAATTATTTTTATTTGACGAACCTATATC
Above is a genomic segment from Treponema primitia ZAS-1 containing:
- the tnpA gene encoding IS66 family insertion sequence element accessory protein TnpA gives rise to the protein MKKYSQEEKEMWVEDWKRSGSSMWTYAKANGLSPMTLKNWIQRIYGPTEEPAPKFVEVNPQMPEQSQHTPEILIEKGDVKIHIPIALNRNDLRAVIEGLGW
- the tnpB gene encoding IS66 family insertion sequence element accessory protein TnpB (TnpB, as the term is used for proteins encoded by IS66 family insertion elements, is considered an accessory protein, since TnpC, encoded by a neighboring gene, is a DDE family transposase.), with protein sequence MTLDLSTVKLYIRPGYTDLRKATNGLTALIQKEMKQDPLSGSVYLFCNRDRRLLKVIWWDKTGFWLCQKRLEKDTFPWPETAAAVEELSAEELQMLLTGIDFWKAHKPLFYSKVS